Proteins encoded in a region of the Oscillospiraceae bacterium MB24-C1 genome:
- a CDS encoding FAD:protein FMN transferase, with translation MRKPKYFTAIIIVLCTVMLFGCTDPQDQTGTRSVAGIEFVMNTWVEQRWYGKNAQKTYDEVLGALKELESKLSLYVEESEISRLNSAAGVHPVALSHDTYQFLRQATDYCVQADGLFDITVAPLTLVWNVNSENPRVPSEEEIKAAQKLVDYRRIIFDDTNKTAMLADEGMRIDLGGIAKGLAASLMRQYAVENDVQGYLSIGGNMMVQGKKADGSDYVIGVRDPRGDASEFIASLSLDGLTMATTGDYERYFEQDGVKYHHVMDPFTGYPSATDLISVTVVSEDGTLADYLSTLIFMRGSVALCEYLERNDCMVLAVTKDFEVYASRSLQERLTVNTQKTAYKFNF, from the coding sequence ATGAGAAAACCTAAATACTTTACAGCGATTATCATTGTGCTATGTACCGTCATGTTGTTTGGATGCACCGACCCACAAGATCAGACAGGAACTCGCTCTGTCGCCGGAATAGAGTTTGTCATGAACACTTGGGTTGAGCAGCGCTGGTATGGCAAAAACGCACAAAAAACCTATGACGAAGTTTTAGGTGCATTAAAAGAATTAGAGAGCAAGCTTTCGCTTTACGTAGAAGAAAGCGAAATTTCACGTTTGAACTCAGCGGCGGGCGTGCATCCCGTCGCCCTTTCGCATGACACTTATCAGTTTTTGCGTCAGGCGACCGACTATTGTGTGCAGGCGGATGGGTTGTTCGATATCACCGTTGCACCGCTTACATTGGTCTGGAATGTGAACAGTGAAAACCCACGTGTTCCCTCTGAGGAAGAGATTAAAGCAGCGCAGAAGCTGGTGGATTATCGTCGCATCATATTTGACGATACAAACAAGACAGCAATGCTTGCCGATGAGGGTATGCGCATTGATCTTGGCGGCATCGCTAAGGGCTTGGCTGCGTCACTAATGCGGCAGTACGCTGTTGAAAACGATGTTCAAGGCTATCTGTCCATTGGCGGCAACATGATGGTTCAGGGAAAAAAGGCGGACGGTTCAGATTATGTGATCGGCGTTCGCGACCCGAGAGGCGATGCTTCGGAGTTTATTGCTTCGCTATCGCTGGACGGGTTGACCATGGCCACCACTGGCGATTATGAACGCTATTTTGAACAGGATGGCGTAAAGTATCATCATGTGATGGATCCTTTTACAGGCTATCCTTCTGCGACCGATCTGATTTCGGTGACGGTGGTGTCTGAAGACGGCACGCTGGCGGATTACCTTTCTACCCTGATTTTTATGCGGGGCAGTGTTGCGCTCTGCGAATATCTGGAGCGTAATGACTGTATGGTTCTGGCCGTGACAAAAGATTTTGAGGTTTACGCCTCAAGATCGCTGCAGGAGAGACTGACCGTTAACACACAAAAAACTGCTTATAAATTTAATTTTTAA
- a CDS encoding TPM domain-containing protein has translation MKYCQKHFILPVVAALLAVLLLQPCALAVDNLATEPDAMVYVSDLANVLSEEVEASIDEKSAALDALTGAQLVVVTVDFLGGEAIRDYAEGVFNRLQIGDAVQNNGLLLLVATSEENYYALQGRGLETALSDTSLDKLLLKNLEPDFATGNYEVGVEKTYAGLLDALENLYGIDDQGVVVAAAEAKATQIKIENTNKQKRGLLAAVGIVLLILLPTVLITLSASRAARLRKRRREVAVRQRADY, from the coding sequence ATGAAGTACTGCCAAAAGCATTTCATACTGCCCGTTGTTGCCGCACTGCTTGCGGTACTGCTGTTACAGCCCTGTGCCTTAGCGGTAGATAATTTGGCAACTGAGCCGGATGCAATGGTTTATGTCAGCGATTTGGCTAATGTGTTGTCTGAAGAGGTTGAAGCGTCTATAGACGAAAAAAGCGCCGCTCTAGATGCGTTGACCGGCGCGCAGCTTGTAGTGGTCACCGTCGATTTCCTAGGTGGTGAGGCGATCCGCGACTACGCAGAGGGTGTATTCAACCGGCTGCAAATAGGGGATGCGGTTCAAAATAACGGGCTGTTGTTGTTGGTGGCAACCAGCGAGGAGAATTATTATGCCTTGCAGGGGCGGGGACTTGAAACTGCCCTGTCGGACACATCATTGGATAAGCTGCTTTTGAAAAATCTCGAACCCGACTTTGCCACCGGAAACTATGAAGTGGGCGTAGAGAAAACCTACGCCGGCCTTTTAGACGCGCTTGAAAACCTGTATGGTATAGACGATCAGGGGGTAGTGGTTGCGGCTGCAGAAGCAAAGGCGACACAGATTAAAATAGAAAATACCAACAAGCAAAAACGCGGCCTGTTGGCGGCCGTCGGAATTGTTTTGCTGATATTGCTGCCGACAGTACTGATTACATTATCGGCGAGTCGTGCCGCTCGGCTCCGCAAAAGACGCAGGGAGGTAGCCGTGCGCCAAAGAGCAGACTACTGA
- a CDS encoding toxic anion resistance protein — MIPTDPSFADAQSNLLSPKEQQMINEFTQKIDLTNSNTVLQYGTALQKKIAGFSETALENVRTKDLGETGGMITDLIATLKGFSLDEEKPKGLMGLFKKGQNRIDTLKIGYNKAEENVEKISTMLEQHQLLLFKDISTLDKLYDMNLSYFKELSMYILAGKKKLAQERETVLATLLEKAKLSNLPEDAQAANDFGNLCDRFEKKISDLELTRMVSIQMAPQIRLLQNNNTLMVEKIQSTIVNTIPLWKSQMVLALGLAHSQQAMQAQRAVSDMTNELLRKNAEMLKTGTIETAREAQRGIVDLETLQNTNTMLISTLDEVQQIQAQGREKRRAIESELFGLESQLKQKLLDLKG, encoded by the coding sequence ATCATCCCGACTGACCCCAGCTTTGCCGATGCCCAAAGCAACTTGCTTTCGCCAAAAGAACAGCAAATGATCAATGAATTCACACAGAAAATTGATCTGACCAATTCCAACACGGTCTTGCAATATGGTACTGCTTTGCAAAAAAAGATTGCGGGCTTTTCAGAAACAGCGCTCGAAAACGTGCGTACCAAGGACTTGGGCGAAACAGGTGGCATGATAACTGATCTCATTGCCACGCTCAAAGGCTTCTCTCTTGACGAAGAAAAGCCAAAGGGCCTAATGGGTCTGTTCAAAAAAGGCCAAAACCGCATTGATACACTTAAAATCGGCTACAATAAGGCCGAAGAGAATGTTGAAAAAATTTCTACCATGCTTGAGCAGCATCAATTGTTGCTGTTCAAGGACATTTCTACGCTGGACAAGCTCTATGACATGAACCTTTCATATTTTAAAGAGCTTTCGATGTATATTTTAGCCGGCAAAAAGAAGCTGGCTCAGGAGCGCGAGACCGTATTGGCGACGCTCTTGGAGAAGGCCAAGCTTTCAAATCTACCCGAGGACGCGCAGGCAGCCAATGATTTTGGGAACCTTTGCGACCGATTTGAAAAGAAAATTTCTGACCTTGAGTTGACCCGAATGGTGTCCATTCAGATGGCGCCGCAAATCCGACTGCTCCAAAACAATAACACATTGATGGTGGAAAAGATTCAATCCACTATCGTCAATACCATTCCGCTGTGGAAGAGTCAGATGGTGCTCGCATTAGGGCTTGCACATTCGCAACAGGCCATGCAGGCTCAGCGCGCGGTATCGGATATGACCAACGAATTACTGCGCAAAAATGCCGAAATGCTTAAAACCGGAACAATTGAAACTGCACGGGAGGCACAACGCGGCATTGTCGACCTTGAAACGCTCCAAAATACCAACACAATGCTGATCAGCACCCTTGACGAGGTGCAGCAGATTCAGGCACAGGGCAGGGAAAAGCGCCGCGCAATCGAGTCGGAGCTATTCGGCCTAGAGAGCCAATTGAAGCAAAAGCTGCTGGATTTAAAGGGCTGA
- a CDS encoding DEAD/DEAH box helicase: protein MTFKELNLISPILAALQTQGYDKPTPIQQQAITPALEGKDLLGCAQTGTGKTAAFALPILQRLNATGAVKNKRRARALILTPTRELALQIHESLIAYGKQLPLKGTVIFGGVSQNPQTEQLARGTDILVATPGRLIDLINQGFVDLSGLEIFVLDEADRMLDMGFINDVKKVVARLPQKRQTMLFSATMPAEIEQLANSMLTNPVKVSVAPPATTVELIEQSVYLTDKVNKRELLTWILKNHSIYSALVFTRTKHGADRVAKALNGAKISSMSIHGDKSQGARQLALSNFKSGRVQVLVATDIAARGIDIDQLSHVINFDLPNEPDTYVHRIGRTGRAGADGVAMSFCDFDELEYLKDIEKLIRKKIRVEQENPYPMQVFEPAPKKPTNMRRRNDMPRQQAARPTKPAPQKAAKPTGDDRPSGQSAAPKRAGSSRRKKHRPASKMH from the coding sequence ATGACATTTAAAGAACTGAATTTAATTTCACCTATTCTCGCTGCGCTACAAACACAGGGCTATGACAAGCCCACGCCGATACAGCAGCAGGCCATCACACCCGCGCTGGAAGGGAAGGACCTGCTCGGCTGTGCGCAGACCGGAACAGGTAAGACGGCAGCCTTTGCACTGCCTATTTTACAGCGACTTAACGCTACCGGCGCTGTTAAGAACAAGCGTAGGGCGCGCGCGCTAATACTCACGCCGACTCGTGAGCTGGCGTTGCAGATACACGAAAGCTTAATTGCCTATGGCAAACAGTTGCCCCTTAAAGGCACCGTGATCTTCGGCGGCGTTTCCCAGAATCCGCAGACCGAGCAGCTTGCACGGGGTACCGATATTCTAGTGGCCACCCCCGGGCGGCTGATTGACCTTATCAATCAAGGTTTTGTTGATCTTTCCGGTCTGGAGATTTTTGTTTTGGATGAAGCAGACCGCATGCTGGATATGGGCTTTATCAACGACGTTAAAAAGGTGGTGGCCCGACTTCCGCAAAAGCGGCAGACCATGCTGTTTTCTGCCACCATGCCCGCCGAAATTGAGCAGCTGGCAAACAGCATGTTGACAAACCCTGTCAAAGTGTCGGTAGCGCCCCCTGCCACGACGGTGGAGCTGATCGAACAGTCGGTCTATCTGACTGATAAAGTAAACAAACGAGAATTGCTTACTTGGATATTAAAAAATCATTCGATTTATTCGGCGCTGGTGTTTACCCGCACAAAGCATGGTGCGGACCGTGTGGCTAAGGCGCTTAATGGGGCGAAGATCTCCTCAATGTCGATTCACGGAGACAAGTCACAGGGCGCGCGGCAGCTGGCGCTGAGCAACTTTAAAAGCGGTCGGGTTCAGGTGCTGGTGGCTACCGATATCGCCGCCCGCGGCATTGACATCGACCAGCTTTCGCATGTTATCAACTTTGATCTGCCCAATGAGCCTGATACCTATGTGCATCGCATTGGCAGAACAGGACGCGCTGGTGCTGACGGCGTTGCGATGTCATTTTGCGATTTTGATGAGCTGGAGTATCTCAAGGATATTGAAAAGCTTATCCGCAAGAAGATTAGGGTGGAGCAGGAGAATCCTTATCCCATGCAGGTGTTCGAACCGGCACCCAAAAAGCCTACCAACATGCGCCGCAGAAACGACATGCCCAGACAGCAAGCGGCCCGCCCCACAAAACCTGCCCCGCAAAAAGCAGCGAAGCCCACCGGTGACGATAGGCCGTCGGGCCAGAGTGCTGCACCAAAGCGGGCTGGTTCGTCGCGCCGTAAAAAACATCGACCCGCTTCAAAGATGCATTAA
- a CDS encoding amidohydrolase → MGFSFERIDMDAFTKDLISMRRDLHRHPESGWTEYRTTVKVIEQLTALGLKVTYGKSIHTPEHMYGMPSEEYLKQCEARAVAECGREDLIAEMRGGFTGCVTEIEGAQPGPTIGFRVDIDCNDVAESTDEDHRPFKEGFASTHANLMHACGHDGHAAIGIGALRLLLAYRDQIKGKIVFVFQPAEEGLRGANSIAQSGVLDKVNYMIGAHLGLKKWELGTVATGTHGFLASTKFDVTFQGKASHAGASPEQGNNALAAAATATLNLLAIPRHSAGSSRINIGTLNAGTGRNVIPETAVMTVETRGVTTDINAYMAEKAERVCRASADMYECSYESRFMGAAGSAVCDKELVEKVSESISELPDVKEIHKDVDFGGGEDFTYMMSKVQSQGGQATEMIIGTPLKAPHHNGRFDFDEAALPLAAQIFAKIALDICK, encoded by the coding sequence ATGGGCTTTAGTTTTGAACGTATAGATATGGATGCTTTCACCAAGGATTTAATCTCCATGCGACGTGACCTTCATAGACATCCTGAATCAGGGTGGACCGAATACCGTACGACCGTTAAGGTCATCGAGCAACTCACCGCACTTGGCCTGAAAGTGACTTATGGCAAAAGCATACATACGCCTGAACACATGTATGGTATGCCCTCCGAAGAATATTTAAAGCAGTGTGAAGCACGTGCGGTTGCGGAATGCGGCAGGGAAGATCTGATTGCCGAGATGCGTGGCGGTTTTACCGGATGCGTCACCGAGATAGAGGGCGCTCAGCCCGGCCCGACCATTGGTTTTAGAGTGGATATTGATTGTAATGATGTAGCTGAATCAACCGATGAAGATCACCGCCCTTTTAAGGAGGGATTTGCCTCTACCCATGCTAATCTGATGCACGCCTGCGGACATGACGGACATGCCGCTATCGGTATCGGTGCGCTGCGGCTGTTGCTGGCTTATCGCGATCAAATCAAGGGTAAAATTGTCTTCGTGTTTCAACCGGCGGAAGAAGGTCTGCGCGGTGCCAACTCCATTGCACAGTCCGGTGTGCTCGACAAGGTGAATTATATGATTGGCGCACACCTTGGCCTTAAAAAGTGGGAGCTGGGAACTGTTGCCACCGGCACACACGGCTTTTTAGCCAGCACTAAATTTGATGTGACATTTCAGGGGAAGGCTTCTCACGCGGGCGCAAGCCCAGAGCAGGGGAACAATGCGCTGGCTGCCGCTGCAACAGCCACACTCAACCTCCTGGCCATTCCGCGCCACAGCGCGGGAAGCAGCCGCATCAACATTGGCACCCTAAACGCCGGAACCGGCCGCAACGTTATCCCCGAAACCGCGGTAATGACGGTTGAGACTCGAGGTGTTACCACCGACATCAATGCATACATGGCAGAGAAGGCCGAGCGCGTCTGTCGTGCCTCCGCCGATATGTATGAATGCAGTTATGAAAGCCGCTTTATGGGGGCAGCAGGCAGCGCTGTCTGCGACAAAGAACTGGTGGAGAAGGTTTCGGAATCAATCAGTGAATTGCCTGATGTTAAGGAAATTCACAAGGACGTCGATTTTGGCGGCGGCGAAGATTTCACTTATATGATGAGCAAGGTGCAGTCCCAAGGTGGTCAGGCGACCGAAATGATTATCGGTACCCCCTTGAAAGCACCGCACCACAACGGCCGGTTCGATTTTGACGAGGCGGCGCTGCCGCTGGCGGCGCAGATTTTCGCCAAAATCGCGCTGGATATCTGTAAATAA
- a CDS encoding NADH peroxidase, translating into MKKFICSVCGYVHEGEQPPEFCPQCKVPASKFNEMKNEGLVFADEHRIGVAKDCDPEVLEGLRSNFIGECTEVGMYLAMSRQADREGYPEIAAAFAKYAFEEAEHAAKFAELLGEVVHADTKKNLELRTAAEHGACEGKKQIATRAKQLGYDAIHDTVHEMCKDEARHGRGFEGLLKRYFN; encoded by the coding sequence ATGAAAAAATTTATTTGTAGTGTTTGCGGTTATGTCCATGAAGGTGAGCAGCCCCCAGAGTTCTGTCCGCAATGCAAAGTACCTGCCAGCAAATTCAACGAAATGAAGAATGAGGGTCTTGTCTTCGCCGACGAACATAGAATTGGCGTTGCCAAGGATTGCGATCCCGAAGTTCTTGAGGGTCTGCGCAGCAACTTCATCGGCGAATGCACCGAGGTTGGTATGTACCTTGCCATGAGCCGCCAGGCCGATCGCGAGGGTTACCCCGAAATAGCGGCCGCTTTTGCCAAATACGCCTTTGAAGAAGCAGAGCACGCTGCCAAGTTTGCCGAACTGCTGGGCGAGGTGGTTCATGCCGACACCAAGAAAAACCTTGAGCTTCGCACTGCAGCTGAGCATGGTGCCTGCGAAGGTAAGAAGCAGATTGCTACCCGCGCAAAACAGCTTGGCTACGATGCTATCCACGACACTGTGCACGAGATGTGCAAGGACGAAGCACGCCACGGACGCGGTTTTGAGGGTCTTTTGAAAAGATATTTCAACTAA
- a CDS encoding hemerythrin family protein produces the protein MAYSWTTDLETGNAKIDEQHKQLFIAINNLLEACAKGKGRDALKETTSFLYDYTSKHFADEEKLQLASQYPDYTNHKQYHETFKKTVRELMDQLELQGPNIVLVGKVNTAVAGWLISHIKREDVKVAAHIRSKQ, from the coding sequence ATGGCATACAGCTGGACTACCGATTTGGAGACTGGTAATGCTAAAATTGATGAACAACACAAGCAGCTGTTCATTGCAATTAACAATTTGTTGGAGGCCTGCGCCAAAGGCAAAGGTCGTGATGCGCTAAAAGAAACCACTTCTTTTCTTTACGATTATACTTCAAAGCACTTTGCGGATGAAGAAAAACTTCAGCTTGCTAGCCAATACCCCGATTATACCAACCACAAACAATATCATGAAACGTTTAAGAAAACGGTTCGTGAGCTAATGGATCAGCTTGAGCTACAGGGTCCCAACATTGTTTTGGTAGGTAAAGTGAATACCGCTGTCGCCGGTTGGCTGATCAGCCACATTAAACGAGAAGACGTCAAGGTGGCCGCACATATTCGTTCAAAACAATAG
- a CDS encoding YitT family protein: MKFTKRQLFLGVKGIVLDVAASTFLAIGVKMFAVPNKIAPSGFTGITVLINYLTGLPIGSMSLLMNIPFLIICWRVISKDFVLHTMRMLIVFSLLMDWVFIAPPVYAGDPLLAALFGGLFSGIGGGIVFSQGSSSGGTDLIVKLIRKKYPYVSTGQLVVGINGVIMVMAAVVYGNIEAGLYGLIMSFTSGKVVDTILNGADSAMSVMIISNQPQPISKSIIHQLHRSATILSGTGAYNFEDTYVLMCVVRKTEFFKLKRLIREADPFAFVIVNEANQILGKGFRAIDSADS; encoded by the coding sequence ATGAAATTCACAAAGAGGCAGCTTTTTTTAGGCGTCAAGGGTATTGTGCTAGACGTTGCAGCCTCGACTTTTTTGGCAATCGGCGTTAAAATGTTTGCAGTTCCCAATAAAATAGCGCCAAGTGGGTTTACCGGCATTACAGTGCTGATTAACTATCTGACCGGTTTGCCGATTGGCTCTATGAGCTTGCTGATGAACATTCCGTTTTTGATTATCTGCTGGCGGGTTATCAGCAAAGATTTTGTTTTGCACACTATGCGTATGCTGATTGTTTTTTCGCTGTTGATGGACTGGGTGTTCATTGCACCGCCAGTCTATGCAGGAGATCCGCTGTTGGCGGCACTGTTTGGTGGCCTTTTTTCCGGAATTGGTGGCGGAATCGTGTTTTCTCAGGGCTCGTCGAGTGGTGGAACAGATTTAATAGTCAAGCTCATACGCAAGAAATACCCTTATGTCTCCACCGGCCAGCTTGTCGTTGGCATCAACGGTGTGATCATGGTTATGGCCGCGGTGGTCTACGGCAATATTGAAGCGGGACTTTATGGTTTGATCATGTCCTTTACCTCTGGTAAGGTTGTAGACACCATCTTAAACGGTGCCGATTCCGCCATGAGCGTGATGATTATAAGCAATCAGCCCCAGCCAATTTCTAAGAGCATTATTCATCAGTTGCACCGAAGCGCAACGATTCTTAGCGGGACCGGTGCGTATAACTTTGAAGATACATATGTGTTGATGTGTGTTGTGCGCAAAACTGAGTTTTTTAAGCTAAAGCGTCTCATCCGTGAAGCTGACCCGTTTGCGTTTGTTATTGTCAACGAAGCAAATCAAATTTTGGGCAAGGGCTTTCGTGCCATTGATTCGGCGGACTCATAA
- a CDS encoding YitT family protein codes for MKQGRTPTSKTWHYLKTEFLTETAAAALLALGICVFSAPNRIVGGGLSGIASVLFILFGLPIGTVSLALNIPLLLLGWRILGHRFILRTLRITVIMSVIMDATTALVPPYNGEPLLASVFGGLFAGAGLGIILMHGDSTGGTDIIVMLIKKKRPHLSFGFIVLVTDCAVVLMAAIAYRSMDTILYGTVMIYASTVVIDRIIDGADARKLVLIITREQQAVTQALLTGLERGVTVLSAQGGYSRAPISVLLCVVDKRQIFKLKALVRRNDGSAFVIIAHATETLGTGFKQLWD; via the coding sequence ATGAAGCAAGGCAGAACCCCGACATCGAAGACGTGGCATTACCTCAAAACTGAATTTCTTACTGAAACCGCCGCCGCAGCGCTGTTGGCGTTGGGAATATGCGTATTCTCCGCACCCAACCGTATTGTTGGCGGCGGTCTTTCAGGTATTGCATCGGTGCTTTTTATCTTGTTTGGTCTGCCAATTGGCACGGTCAGCCTTGCATTGAATATTCCGTTGCTGCTGCTGGGCTGGCGAATACTCGGGCATCGTTTTATCTTACGGACGCTGCGCATTACGGTAATCATGTCCGTTATAATGGATGCTACAACGGCGCTGGTGCCGCCCTATAACGGCGAGCCACTTTTGGCGTCAGTATTTGGTGGGCTTTTTGCAGGCGCCGGCCTTGGCATTATCCTCATGCACGGTGATTCGACCGGCGGTACCGATATTATTGTCATGCTGATTAAGAAAAAGCGTCCGCATCTTTCGTTTGGTTTTATCGTTTTAGTTACCGATTGCGCTGTCGTGCTGATGGCTGCAATAGCCTATCGCAGCATGGATACCATCCTGTATGGTACGGTGATGATTTATGCCTCAACGGTAGTCATCGACCGTATCATAGACGGTGCGGACGCCAGAAAGCTGGTGCTGATTATCACGCGTGAGCAACAAGCGGTAACACAAGCGCTGCTGACTGGGCTGGAACGCGGAGTTACAGTACTTTCGGCACAGGGTGGGTATAGCCGCGCGCCAATTTCTGTGCTGCTTTGTGTGGTGGATAAAAGGCAGATTTTTAAATTGAAGGCATTAGTGCGCCGAAATGACGGCAGTGCCTTTGTGATTATCGCCCATGCTACCGAGACACTAGGCACCGGGTTTAAACAGCTTTGGGACTAA
- a CDS encoding ribonuclease III domain-containing protein: MLNAEKAPDLRLINPLTLAFVGDGVYEMLVREEIVNRYTSLSANKLHTLAVEMVRATAQARGFTVISRALTEAEMTVFKRGRNANGVTPPRHTSAGEYRTATGLEALFGWLYLGGNQQRIRTLFKMILDGDSHEARQNPDIEDVALPQN; the protein is encoded by the coding sequence ATGCTGAATGCAGAAAAAGCGCCTGATCTCAGGCTAATTAACCCTTTGACACTGGCTTTTGTCGGAGACGGCGTATATGAGATGTTGGTGCGCGAAGAGATTGTCAATCGCTATACTAGCCTTTCGGCCAACAAGCTGCATACCCTTGCGGTGGAGATGGTGCGGGCGACTGCGCAAGCGCGCGGTTTTACCGTGATTTCGCGCGCCCTCACCGAGGCGGAGATGACGGTGTTTAAGCGTGGTCGCAACGCAAACGGTGTGACGCCGCCACGTCACACTTCTGCCGGTGAATATCGCACTGCGACAGGCCTTGAAGCGCTGTTCGGGTGGTTATATCTCGGCGGAAATCAGCAGCGTATTCGTACATTGTTTAAAATGATTTTGGACGGGGATTCGCATGAAGCAAGGCAGAACCCCGACATCGAAGACGTGGCATTACCTCAAAACTGA